In Candidatus Desulfofervidus auxilii, the following proteins share a genomic window:
- a CDS encoding CBS domain-containing protein, producing the protein MKVGEIMTDKVEYIDHDANIYEAIEKMVDKRIRSLVVRPKDERDVYGVITVRDVVFKVIKKNLDLNKVKVEDIASKPLICVDEEMEMEHVVKLMEKFNIARIFVTRGRKVIGVVALLDVIVSRLIMKK; encoded by the coding sequence ATGAAGGTAGGAGAGATAATGACTGACAAGGTAGAGTATATAGACCATGATGCAAATATTTATGAGGCTATAGAGAAGATGGTTGATAAGAGGATCAGATCTTTAGTTGTAAGGCCAAAAGATGAAAGGGATGTATATGGGGTTATTACAGTAAGGGATGTGGTCTTTAAGGTTATAAAGAAAAATCTTGATTTAAATAAGGTAAAGGTAGAAGATATTGCATCAAAGCCATTAATCTGTGTTGATGAGGAGATGGAGATGGAACACGTTGTGAAATTAATGGAAAAGTTTAATATTGCAAGGATCTTTGTAACCAGAGGGAGGAAAGTAATTGGAGTTGTTGCCTTACTAGATGTTATAGTCAGTAGATTGATTATGAAAAAATAA